A stretch of bacterium DNA encodes these proteins:
- a CDS encoding succinate dehydrogenase cytochrome b subunit yields the protein MSFLLNLYRSAIGKKAVMASSGLVFVGFVLGHMAGNFKIFLGAETYNHYAEWLREMGSPLLPHGGALWIARVVLLAAVLLHIYSAWSLTLESRKARPKRYRVLTPQQATYASRTMRWGGVILLLFILYHLAHFTWGWSWAHPDFEPGNVYRNVVEGLRVPWVVGFYVAAQLALGLHLYHGFWSAFQSLGWDHKVIDSWRRPTAATIAVVVTLGNISLALSVLMGWVS from the coding sequence ATGTCATTCCTTCTGAATCTCTACAGATCGGCGATTGGCAAGAAGGCGGTCATGGCTTCGAGCGGCCTGGTGTTCGTGGGCTTCGTTTTGGGCCACATGGCCGGAAACTTCAAGATCTTCCTGGGTGCGGAGACGTACAACCACTACGCGGAGTGGCTGCGCGAGATGGGCAGCCCGCTTCTGCCTCACGGCGGAGCTCTCTGGATAGCCCGCGTGGTTCTTCTGGCGGCCGTGCTTCTGCACATCTACTCGGCGTGGAGCCTGACCCTCGAGAGCCGCAAGGCCCGGCCAAAGCGTTACCGAGTCCTGACCCCACAGCAAGCGACCTACGCCTCCAGAACCATGCGCTGGGGAGGCGTCATCCTGCTGCTTTTCATCCTCTATCATTTGGCCCATTTCACCTGGGGATGGAGCTGGGCGCACCCCGACTTCGAGCCCGGTAACGTCTACCGGAACGTGGTCGAGGGCTTAAGAGTTCCTTGGGTCGTTGGCTTTTACGTCGCCGCGCAGCTGGCCCTGGGTCTTCACCTCTACCACGGCTTCTGGAGCGCTTTTCAGAGTCTCGGATGGGACCACAAGGTCATCGATTCCTGGCGGCGCCCAACAGCCGCCACGATTGCCGTCGTCGTGACCCTGGGCAATATTTCCCTCGCACTGTCAGTTTTGATGGGATGGGTGAGTTGA